One genomic window of Sulfuricella sp. includes the following:
- a CDS encoding alpha-amylase/4-alpha-glucanotransferase domain-containing protein, with product MTKSVALLLGVHAHQPVGNFPEVLQDAHARCYGPFIRTLHRYPDFPFALHFSGWLLDYLLQHYPEDMAMLNEMVQRGQVELVGAGETEPVLAVIPNRDRIGQIVALSDKLEKKFGQRPEGAWLTERVWEATVVPALADAGIRYVTVDDYHFLCTGKMASELNGFYTTEEDGRRLDLFPISEALRYRFPFSPALEAVQYLESLAGEGQEAAVYFDDIEKFGIWPETYEWVYEKGWLEDFIRGVLASPLIRPMKFSDYHAEAHTCGIVYLPTTSYIEMNEWTLPAQAANTYANLVQEAKSRGLFDRDKAFLRGGIWKNFITRYPESNWMHKRMLQLSQRFHALPESKKTGKMQELLYQSQANDAYWHGLFGGLYLPHLRRAIYNAIVALEALLDKVAARPPVMIEDLDLDGRKEVFIHTDEIQAVARQDGSAAICELDAYLLKHNFGDTLARQSEHYHRKMHLARDAQHSGEGIANPHERVSFKHHITQADLQVDDVQRMLFLDSLVNGEAVTPLRSYILRPADGHVSHLTFSCEQGNVLIDKRISVSGKRLRVSYQFNGVMHDQFRTEINLAMPSCDGPAGRFVFNDQIPGGFGQPLQFEKAKKLDLQDEVLGGVLSLHLNSPALIQSQPHFSVSQSEAGFEKIMQAVTLTLTWPLARQVKELIVDIDVSRLGA from the coding sequence ATGACAAAATCGGTTGCACTCCTTCTTGGCGTTCACGCTCATCAGCCTGTGGGTAATTTCCCGGAAGTATTGCAGGATGCCCATGCGCGCTGCTACGGCCCATTCATTCGCACTCTCCACCGCTATCCGGATTTTCCATTCGCGCTGCATTTTTCGGGCTGGCTGCTGGATTACCTGCTGCAGCATTATCCGGAAGACATGGCAATGCTGAATGAGATGGTGCAGCGCGGTCAGGTGGAACTGGTCGGGGCGGGAGAAACCGAACCGGTGTTGGCGGTCATTCCCAATCGTGATCGCATCGGCCAGATTGTCGCGCTTTCAGACAAGCTGGAAAAGAAATTCGGGCAGCGCCCAGAGGGCGCCTGGCTGACCGAGCGGGTTTGGGAGGCGACGGTAGTGCCAGCCCTGGCGGATGCGGGAATCCGCTATGTCACGGTGGACGACTACCATTTCCTGTGCACCGGCAAAATGGCATCCGAGCTCAACGGGTTTTATACGACCGAGGAAGATGGACGCCGTCTGGACCTTTTCCCTATTTCTGAGGCGCTGCGTTACCGTTTTCCCTTTTCTCCCGCGCTTGAAGCGGTTCAGTATCTGGAGAGCCTGGCGGGTGAAGGACAAGAAGCAGCAGTCTATTTCGATGACATCGAGAAATTCGGTATCTGGCCGGAAACTTACGAGTGGGTGTATGAAAAAGGCTGGCTGGAGGATTTTATCCGCGGCGTGCTGGCCTCGCCTTTGATCCGCCCCATGAAATTCAGCGATTATCATGCCGAGGCGCACACATGCGGTATCGTCTATCTGCCTACGACATCCTACATCGAAATGAACGAATGGACCTTGCCCGCGCAGGCTGCCAATACCTATGCAAATCTGGTTCAAGAGGCAAAATCCAGAGGCTTGTTTGATCGCGACAAGGCATTCCTGCGTGGCGGTATCTGGAAAAACTTTATTACCCGTTACCCTGAATCAAACTGGATGCACAAGCGCATGCTGCAATTGTCGCAGCGTTTCCATGCACTGCCGGAGAGCAAGAAAACCGGGAAAATGCAAGAGCTGCTTTACCAGTCCCAGGCCAACGATGCCTATTGGCATGGTTTGTTCGGCGGCTTGTACCTCCCTCATCTGCGACGCGCTATCTACAACGCCATCGTGGCGCTGGAAGCCCTGCTGGACAAGGTGGCTGCACGCCCCCCGGTAATGATCGAGGATCTTGATCTTGATGGCAGGAAGGAAGTGTTTATCCATACTGACGAGATTCAGGCAGTAGCACGCCAGGATGGGAGCGCCGCGATATGCGAACTGGATGCCTATCTCCTGAAACATAATTTTGGCGATACGCTGGCGCGCCAGTCCGAACATTACCACCGGAAGATGCATCTTGCCCGGGATGCGCAGCATTCAGGAGAGGGCATTGCCAACCCCCATGAGCGTGTCAGTTTCAAGCACCATATAACGCAGGCTGATCTGCAAGTGGATGATGTCCAGCGCATGCTTTTCCTTGATAGCCTGGTCAATGGAGAAGCCGTGACACCCTTGCGGAGCTATATTTTGCGTCCGGCAGATGGCCATGTTTCACATTTAACGTTTAGTTGCGAACAAGGCAATGTTTTGATCGATAAACGGATTTCCGTTTCCGGAAAGCGTCTGCGCGTGAGTTACCAGTTCAACGGCGTGATGCATGACCAGTTCCGGACAGAAATCAATCTGGCCATGCCAAGCTGTGATGGTCCGGCAGGTCGATTTGTCTTCAATGACCAGATTCCTGGCGGATTTGGACAGCCTCTGCAATTCGAAAAAGCCAAAAAACTGGATTTGCAGGATGAGGTGCTGGGTGGCGTGCTGTCTTTGCACCTCAATTCTCCGGCACTGATTCAGAGCCAGCCTCACTTCTCGGTCTCGCAGTCCGAAGCCGGTTTCGAGAAAATCATGCAGGCGGTAACGCTGACCCTGACCTGGCCGCTAGCCCGCCAGGTGAAGGAACTCATTGTGGATATTGATGTGAGCAGGCTTGGTGCATGA